One Gadus chalcogrammus isolate NIFS_2021 chromosome 7, NIFS_Gcha_1.0, whole genome shotgun sequence genomic window, TTAACTCGGAGCATGAAAGAAAACCAAgcgctgaggaggaggatgaaggtgatGAAGAGTAAAATGTTTTCTTTGCGGCTTCAAACGAGATCAAATGCATCGTGTGCAGCCAGACATTTTGCCCTGGCTCGAGCCATCGTCTGCAAACATCAGACTAAACCACTGGGAAatggtgagttgtgtcccgGCTGTGATGGGTGGAAAACAAGACGGTTCAGGGGGCACTACTATTTTCTACATTTGTAGCAATTGGAAAAAGTCTTAATAATCATGATTCCAAATTAATAATGAGGTTAATCCCATTTCCTGTCTTTGAATGGTCTTGGATGTAATGTATTTGTCGTCCTCGTCATCAGGCCTAAAGAACAAGGCGGTTGGAAATTCCACAAATCGTACAGCACCCATAGATTCggcctgcgctaaaaagcctgatgCTCTTTTGCAAAACATGACCAGAGTCCTGATGAAACACGAGTCAGatttgggagttgcatttcgaAGAtggcccagaagggtttcaagacagatgccacatgagctggtttatcattcttaTCACATAATTAGTCTTTTCAAATTCAATAGACAGGAGTATAATCTGCGTTCGAGTAGGTATATTCAATAACATGTTCCACTGATAAAGACAGAATTTGGAAAGACTGCTTTTACTTATAATGCAGTTGCTGGGAATTAAATTCAGAGATCACTCAAACGTACAGCTTTCATTTCACTTACTGAGTTGTTGAAGTCGTATCTCAACCAAACAATTCAAATTGTCTGCGCCTGTTTTTAATTTCTGACTTTGGTTTATGTCCCTATTGATTAACTTTGTCTGTCCTATGTTAATTGTGTGCTCCTACCTTGGCCAGTGCTCACTTGTAAAATAGATACCTCAATGTGATTTctgcctggttaaataaaggttgaataaacaaataatctcaAACATCATTAAATTCAAAACGTAaaaatgttagctgatcagcctAGAGGCAATGACGCGTTGTCGCTTGTTATTGTAAACTATAATAAGTGTGCCCGTCTTGCATGTCATGTTGTGCACATGTGATTTTGCACTGGTGTTCGATCAGTGTCCTCAACCTGGTCACCCGCTTGGGCTTTGAGGGAGCTCTAGGGAGGAGTTGGTAGGAGGAGACATTCCTCTCAAGCTCTGAATCTGTGTTTGCAGTACACAATTATACCCTCTGTGTCGATGTTACATAAAGATATTTCTAAATAGTTTTGTTCAAGTGTACAAATGCACATTGTCTCCTtttgtgcaaataatgtatcgAAACAATTACTTTTTATCATTTTTTCCCTCTCTGCAGAAGAATGCGATGACTTTGGAGACCGCAGCACACAGCGCGGCGCCCCCTCAGATAGTCtgcatgtggacgcccctggctcctcccacatgtccagtcacagcgaggagctgaggatcctgagtgtccacggaaaaggggagggcccactggcgctgGACGGCCATGACGCCCTCTTCACTGCGTCCGAACCAGAGGCTCTGAGCTCGCTGTCCACGGAACACAGCGTggtcaagagcctggagcgcggcgagcagcTGGTCCGCCGCGTggagctgactgggcaggttggaaatcatcttctcattcaccatccaaaagagaggcgtcctctgctacaactccagcacacacccatagaaagcACCCACCTTTATGATGCAATGTGTCGTTAgcggggattgacaactattttgtgctaatgaaagaatatgtcttgtgtgtgtttccttctttatgtggaaagcagcagaccccagacaccattttaaccaaggatgaagaggatattggtggaggcatgcccgctgtaggttagtaatacacctTGCATATAGGGGTTTTATTTGTTCATCACAAGGGCAGATGCGAGCGCAGAATAATCGTAAAAAggaaatttgtttgaccggttgccatggttatctccgtgtggttacTTCTACTAATTATGCTAGCACTTAAatgcctggtcctcttttgaaagtGCATTATGACCagagccctgctaaaacacaagGACTAGTTGTACAGTTTATAGTAGAATGATTTACATCTTCTTCATAGCAGACAGGTGTCAGGAATGCTCAGATCAGCTCTGATTCCCAAtataactacagtattggtAAAACAGGGGATAGAAAACAACCGATCGTCTGGGTTTGTCTTCATGACCTCCCCACATCTTTAAAAGGGGGAGACGTAGTGGTGCTACGTCTCAAATGGATACATACTGTATCCCTTTGTACAAATTATTAATTTAGTACAATTAGTACAATTACTTTCTGCCTTTTATTCCCACTGCAGAACACTGCGATGACTTTGGAGACCGCAGCACACAGCGCGGCGCCCCCTCAGATGGTCtgcatgtggacgcccctggctcctcccacctgtccagtcacagcgaggagctGAGGCTCCTGAGCgtccacggaaaaggggagggcccactggcgctgcacggccatgacaccctcttcactgCGTCCGAACCAGAGGCTTTGAGCTCGCTGTCCACGGAACACGGCGTggtcaagagcctggagcgcggcgagcagctggtccgccgtgaggagctgactgggcaggttggaaatcatcttctcattcaccatccaaaagagaggcgtcctctgctacaactccagcacacacccatagaaagcacacacctttatgatGCAATGTGTCGTTAgcggggattgacaactattttgtgCTAATGAAAGAtgatgtcttgtgtgtgtttccttctttctgtggaaagcagcagaccccagacaccattttaatcaaggatgaagaggatattggtggaggcatgcccgctgtaggttagtaatacacattgcatataGGGGGTTAATTTGttcatcaacacggcggatgcgagCGCAGAATGATCATAAAAAttaaatttgtttgaccggttgccatggttatctctgtgtggttactTCTACTAATCATGCTtgcacttaaaggttgggtatggaattcgcttttttggcaatttttgcaaaattacttgaaatccttatcataacccacttacagccactgagttagaagtactgacatgaaaattaaacgagtcaatcatctgtggaacgggcagggctcgaaaaactccagccaatgatttccagagccaccgagttgcattggacagtaagtacgtcaatcaaacggtcgcactgcactccccctctccccgcgcgaccccttcgtgcccgtactcaaagctcgtgacccagagcaagcttctgtttgttgttatcctgcggtagctactggagctagctaactagctaatggctcgctctcgcgcatctgtgttcactcgtgcatgattgctcgtccatgtacttggaatgggtggagtcagagtcagcgttgaaggagaggaggtaggaccatttgagttgtttattttcaaaatctgctggcgtttcgcaaatcccatacccaacatTTAAatgcctggtcctcttttgaaagtGCATTATGACCAGAGCCCCGCTAAAACACAAGGactacttgtacagtttataGTAGAATGATTTACATCTTCTTCAAAGCAGACAGGTGTCAGGAATGCTCAGATCAGCTCTGATTCCCAATATAACAACAGTATTGGTAAAACGGGATAGAAAACAACAGATCGTCTGGGTTTTGTCTTCATGCCCTCCCCACATCTTTAAAAGGGGGAGACGTAGCGGCGCTACGTCTCAAATGGATACATACTGTATCCCTTTGTGCAAATTATTAATTTAGTACAATTAGTACAATTACTTCCTGCCTTTattccctctgcagaagactgcgatgagTTTGGAGACTGCAGCACACAACCCAGCGTCACCTTGGATAGTCTGCATGTGGACGGTccgggctcctcccacatgtccactAACGGCGAGGAGCTGCGGATCCTGAGTgtccacggaaaaggggagtacccactggcggtggacggccatgacaacCTCTTCACCGTGTTCAAACTGGAGACTCTGAGCTCGCTGTCCGTAGAACACAGCGTGGgaaagagcctggagcgcggcgagcagctggtccaccgtgaggagctgactgggcatcggGGCGGTGGCAAGGACCGGCccgctgtgttgtctggagaggGTTTACCCGACGAAACCAATATGGTCATCCACAGGCGTacccacaccggcgagaagccgtaCGGGTGCGACCAGTGCACGGAGCGCTTCAAACTGAAAGACagcctgaagagccacatgaggactcactccggggcgaagccctacaggtgtgatcAATGCGTGAAGTGCTACTATAGGAGCTCTCACCTGAAGAGGCACATGAAGACTCACCCCAGGaggaagccctacaggtgtgatcAATGCGTGAAGTGCTACTATAGGAGCTCTCACCTGAAGAGGCACATGAAGACTCACCccagggagaagccctacaggtgcaaccaatgcgtgaagcgctttATGAAGAGTTCCAACCTGACGgcccacatgaggactcactccgagGAGAAGCCTTACAGGTGcaaccaatgcgtgaagcgctttATGAGGAGTTCCAACCTGACGgcccacatgaggactcactccgagGACAAGCCCTACAGGTGcaaccaatgcgtgaagcgcttctTGAGGAGTTGCCACCTgaaggtccacatgaggactcactccggggagaagccctacaggtgttaCCAATGTGGGACTAGTTTCAATCAGAGTACCCACCTGAAGGTCCACATGAGGATACACTCCGGGCAGAAGCCTTATAGGTGTGACCAATGTGTGAAGCGCTTCAATCAGTGCTCCGCCCTGAAGAGACACaagaggactcactccggggagaagctcTGAAGGTGCAACGCCAGCCTCAGTGACCCTAGCAATTTGCGTTGGCACATGATCAAGCACAGAGGCAATGGGGTGCTTTGACACAGGCAATGGGACCTTTTAATTCACACCTCTAACCTGTTATTGTTTAGTTTTGTCTGTTatagttattttttattcacgattatagctctatagctctGTTCCAGACTGTTCCCGGGATGAAGATTCCTGCGCCTGGGAGTTTGCAAACCATTTCAGGTTTTGTTGTTAGCTTATGCAAGTGGTAATAAAGCCTTAATCTTTCAAACCTAGTCCTTCTCGACCTCTCGTATTTTGTTACagtattcaatattttttttttttatccacaaCAGGGTAAAAATATGTTGATAAACATGTCGCCGTGCGGCCCAACTTTGGAAGAACAGCTTTCGTCCATAATGGACGTACTTGCGAAAGCTGCCGTATCTGAAATTAGCCAACTGTTCTCGGAAGGCTCGGCTACCCTTCGATTACAAATAACTCGGAGCCTGAAAGAAAACCAAGcgctgaggatgaggatgacggTGATGAGGAGTACGCTGTTTTCTTTGCGGATTCAAACGAGATCAAATGCATCGTGTGCGGCAAGTCGTTTTACCCTGGCTCGAGCCAACATCTGCAAACCACAGACTAAACCACAGGGAGATGGCGAGTTGTGTCCCGGGCCGTGATGGGTGGAAAACAAGACGGTCCAGGGGTTCAGGGGTCACTATTAGTTGTCCCAATTTGAAGTAATTAGGAAAAGTTGATGATTCAAAATGAACAATGAATAATGACTCCCATTTCCTGCTCTTTGAATGGTCTTGGATGTAATGTATTCCTCAGTCATCCGGCCCGAGACACAAGGGGGGGGTTGGAAATTCCACTCATGTTACTGCACACATGGATTCTAGGCTGACTGCTAGTTTCTACCTGGagctcttttgaaaagcatgaACACCAGGGCCTTGatgaaacacgagtcaaacttggaagttgcatttcaaagatggaaacaGTCAAGAGCCGAAAATGGTTTccagacagatgccacatgagctggttcaTAATCTCAAACATCGATTCATTCAAAACCtataaatgttagctgatcagcttacaggGAGTGACACGTTGTCGCTTGTTATTGCCAAAATAGAATAATTACGCTTGTCTtgcatgtcatgttgtgctcgtatcattttgcgctggtgttcgttcagtgtcctccCCCTGGTCAaccgcttgagctttgagttgAGGGAATCTGTGTCTGCACTAGTACACATTTTGAACCCTCTGTgttacatacatttaaatagtttCTTTATTGACTCCTTTTCTGCAAATAATGTTTCGAAACAATCACTTTCTGTCATTTTTTCCCCTCTGCAGAACACTGCGATGACTTTGGAGACCGCAGTacacagcgcggcgccacctcagatGGTCTGCATGttgacgcccctggctcctcccacctgtCCAGTCACAACGAGGAGCTGAGGATCCTGAGCgtccacggaaaaggggagggcccactggcgctgcacggccatgacaccctcttcactgCGTCCGAACCAGAGGCTCTGAGCTCGCTGTCCACGGAACACGGCGTggtcaagagcctggagcgcgtcGAGCAGCTGGTCCGccgtgaggagctgactgggcaggttggaaatcatcttctcattcaccatccaaaagagaggcttcctctgctacaactccaacacacacccatagaaagcacccacctttatgattcaatgtgtCGTTAGCGGagattgacaactattttgttCTGATGAAAGAttttgtcttgtgtgtgtttccttctttctgtggaaagcagcagaccccagacaccattttaaccaaggatgaagaggatattggtggaggcatgcccgctgtaggttagtaatacacattgcatttaGGGGTTTTATTTGTacatcaacacggcggatgcgagCGCAGAATGATCATAAAAATACAATTTgttttgaccggttgccatggttatctctgtgtgctTACTTCTACTAATTATGCTTTCACTTAAatgcctggtcctcttttgaaagtgcatcatgaccagagcccCGCTAAAACACAAGGACTACTTGTGCAGTTTATAGTAGAATGATTTACATCTTCTTCATAGCAGACCGGTGTCAGGAATGCTCAGATCAGCTCTGATTCCCAAtataactacagtattggtAAAACAGGGGATGGAGAACAACAGATCGTCTGGGTTTTGTCTTCATGCCCTCACAACATCTTTAAAAGGGGGAGACGTAGCGGTGCTACGTCTCAAATGGATACATACTGTATCCCTTTGTGCAAATTATTAATTTAGTACAATTACTTCCTGCATTTATTCCcactgcagaagactgcgatgactTTGGAGACCGCAGCACACAGCGCGGCGCCCCCTCAGATGGTCtgcatgtggacgcccctggctcctcccacctgtCCAGTAACAGCGAGGAGCTGCGGATCCTGAGCGTCCATGGAAAAGGGGAGgacccactggcggtggacggccatgacaacCTCTTCACCGTGTTCAAACCGGAGACTCTGAGCTCGCTGTCTGCGGAACACAGCGTGgcaaagagcctggagcgcggcgagcagctggtccaccgtgaggagctgactgggcatcggGGCCGCGGCAAGGACCGGCCCGCTGTGTTGTCTGGCGAGTGTTTTCCCGACAAAACCAATATGGTCATCCACAGGCGTacccacaccggcgagaagccgtaCGGGTGCGACCagtgcacgaagcgcttcaaaCTGAAAGACagcctgaagagccacatgaggaggactcactccggggagaagccctacaggtgtgatcAATGTGTTAAGTCCTACTATAGGAGCTCTCACCTGAATAGGCACATGACGACTCACTccagggagaagccctacaggtgcaACCTATGCGTGAAGCGATTCATGAGGAGTTCCAACCTgaaggtccacatgaggactcactccgagGAGAAGCCCAActggtgtgaccaatgcatgaagcacTTCATTTCGagctctcacctgaagatccacatgagaactcactccggggagaagccctacaggtgtaaccAATGCGTGAGGCGCTTCAGTACGAGTTCCAACCTGacggtccacatgaggactcactccggggagaagccctacaggtgtaaccaatgcgtgaagcgcttcagtcagagctCCGCCCTGAAGagacacatgaggactcactccggggagaagccctacaggtgtaaccaatgcgtgaagcgcttcatTTCGCGCTCTCACCTGAAGAggcacatgaggactcactccggggagaagccctacaggtgtaaccaatgcgtgaagcgcttcagtcggaGCTCCGCCCTGAATagacacatgaggactcactccggggagaagccctgaaGGTCCAACACCAGCCTCAGTGACCCTAGCAATTTGCGTTggcacatgctcaagcacagAGGCAATGGGGTGCTTTGACACGGGCAATGGGACCTTTTAATTCACACCTCTATcctgtttttgtttaaatttgTCTGCTGTAGTTATTTTTTACTCATGATTATAGACGCTTTCCAACTTTTCGTTCGTTTCGTTTACTCTTTTATTGTTGTAAATAATTGATTTCTGCGTGAAGGTGAGGGGTATTGACCAACGTGGAGATTTTAGGATTGGC contains:
- the LOC130385412 gene encoding zinc finger protein ZFP2-like; the protein is MSTNGEELRILSVHGKGEYPLAVDGHDNLFTVFKLETLSSLSVEHSVGKSLERGEQRTHTGEKPYGCDQCTERFKLKDSLKSHMRTHSGAKPYRCDQCVKCYYRSSHLKRHMKTHPRRKPYRCDQCVKCYYRSSHLKRHMKTHPREKPYRCNQCVKRFMKSSNLTAHMRTHSEEKPYRCNQCVKRFMRSSNLTAHMRTHSEDKPYRCNQCVKRFLRSCHLKVHMRTHSGEKPYRCYQCGTSFNQSTHLKVHMRIHSGQKPYRCDQCVKRFNQSSNLKVHMRTHSEEKPNWCDQCMKHFISSSHLKIHMRTHSGEKPYRCNQCVRRFSTSSNLTVHMRTHSGEKPYRCNQCVKRFSQSSALKRHMRTHSGEKPYRCNQCVKRFISRSHLKRHMRTHSGEKPYRCNQCVKRFSRSSALNRHMRTHSGEKP